The DNA sequence TAGCGAGGGCGTCGGTTAAATCCGTAACAACGCCTCTCAGCCCCGCTGCCGCTTCTGTTCGAGCCAAAGTCTATTTCCAAAATGCTTGTACGGTTAGTTGGTCGGAGTTTGCGTGTCCATCCCTCCCCTCTTCGCCCCGCGTCCACCCCCCCATTCTCGGTTCCGTCATATTTCCGAGCGTTTGAAAATCCCGCAAGCCGTTGCTGCAGTCGTTTTTCCTTCCCGCGGTGCGGCCGTTGCTGCGCGATGTCCACGCAGCGTTGTTTATCATTACCGTATGTGTGAAAATTACCCCCATCACACCCCCGCCCCATCAACTTTCGCCCCCTTTTTTCTCAAATGTAACATCCGTCAGTTGTGGTTTTAGCCCGTTTGCAACGACGGAGTTAAGAGGGTGTCGAAAAGGCGCGAAACGGACATGTGCGATGCGGAATTTGGTCCTCgagtgatttcgaaaaacacGATCGGTGGCTGTAGCCGGTGTGATTCGCGAGGAAAGATCCAATCCGCGGGTTCCGAGTCATAAGTGGTTGATCTACACTTCGATCTACGTTATAAATGCGACACTCTTCACCAACGTCTCGACGTATGAATAATCACGTGACGTTCTATGGATTAGACGGGAAAAGTGAGGGGGAAAATATTCAGTTTGGTTTTTAGTGACAAACTTTAACGTGCTTATGTGATAAAGATACCACGTAATGGAAAGACGACGTTGAACGATTGACAGTTGCTTCTACAAGATTTCATTCTTGTCTCATGTCGATGTGAATACAAGGTGGATTGTGAAATTGTCACGctttttcattcgtccttAAAATAGACAAAGAGTCGTATGAACGGGCTGATACACAAATCAAGAAGAACTAATATTAACGAGAGACTAAAATTACACACTTAAACGTAAGCATGGAGAAACTTCCACATCTTAACTTGAGAACTACGTGTTCTTAACGAGATCCCCAAAGATCCGAGATGTTTGAACCCACTTCCTCCCTTCACTGAAATTTACTCGGGCTTGCGCCGAGGATTGAGTTTATTGTGAACCTTCGTTTCAACGTGCTTTTCATATTCTTTTCTTAAGCCAGAATGGAAAAGGTCGACATCCCTTGAAATTAAACCGACTGTGGAacttcagaaaattttattagatCAGCTTGCGATTCAACAAGAAAGCTTATTCCACGTAAAagtaatcatttatttttatccgctCGTTCTGAGTTGACTCGAGACTTTGATGTAGATTGGACAAAAATGATGTTAGATGTCAACGTTGAATATCTGCAGCTGTGAAACGTTATTTAGAGTTGCTTTCAAGCTTCCTTTGTGATTTGGTGATGGATACGACTCCGATGTTCGTATTCACGATACTATTTTGAAGTGCCAACACGTTTTGCTGTAATTCTGAACTCTTTACACGGTGATTCTTCGATGTTGCGATTAATCTACAATAAACAGTAATGAATACAACCATCCACGCaaactttggaaaatttcGTTCAAAATAGACGCACTAATTCACGCAACCTAATATTATCGTGGTTGAATAGTCGGTATTCCTGAAAAAGAATCAAACTGAAAATGGTTAGATGATGACAACGTGACACCCAAGAGACATATACAGTTTGTGTAAATACTCGAGGCAAAATGTCATCGAGGATGGAGATGCAAATGATGAACGAAGTTCAGGAGACCTCGAAGTGCGTCAAGGTACTCTACATGATATGGAAGTTCTTCGCGTGTGTCTTCAGTCACGTGACGTTAGTCAGCCTTGTTGTGGCTTACTGTCTCCTCGGAGGCCTGGCATTCCAGGCTTTGGAAGCAAAGAATGAAAAGGAGGTAAGCTGGTCAGTAAGACTGCTTAATACATCGAGAATTTCGAAAGTTGTACAGCAGCCCCGGAGATTCTTATACCGCGAGTAGCAGTTTATGACGCAAACACCTGTTCACTGGGTACGAAATCGATCAGCTGAATTTGCAAGTAGACGTCACGGCCTAAATCATCGCAAGCTTTTTCGTGTTTTGCTTAAcgtcaaatatttattcgtgACGGGATCGAAGCTGGAAGAAGTCCAGCAGAGAAAACGCGTCAGGTGACGATCGAGCCATTAACTCTAATCCATCTTCTACCTATACTTAGTCGTTTTTGGCAAGACTGagtcgagatgaaaaattgacagtAATCTAAGGCGGGCCCCAGcttatgaaaatttatgatactttcaaattttcaattcaatatacCGTGCGATTTATAATCTTGGTTTGCTTTAGCCCGCCGAACGTTACACTTTACATCACTGTTGAAGATAATGACTCAAGCATAAGTACGTCGAGTGTAACGTATACCTAATCAACCTATTACCCACTGTAATATTTCAGGCTgatattattctttcaaaattggAACTTATTGTTGTATAAATATTCGCACAATGCATGCATTAGCTGTTTCTCACGGCCAAAGTGCCGTCAAATTTCAACATCAATGGTTAAAATTGGCGGCATATTTTCGATAACACTTAaccatgtaaaattttttatctcatggTGGATTTCCTACTACAAGGTCAGGAACAGCATAAGTGGGCTGCGGACGAACGTGACGAGTGAATTGTGGAAAATGACACTCGAGTGTGACGTTCTGGATCAGGAAAATTGGACGAGGGAAGCCAGGGACCGATTACTAGTGGGTATCAACACCACATGAAATTAGGTAGCTATAGTTACAGATTTACCATGCCTAACGATGCTAATTTTTCTCTAGTCCTTTGAGAATCACTTACTGACAAAGATGGAACGTGAAGGGTGGGATGGTTCCGAGCCGGGAGCAGAACTGCAATGGACTTTCCCCGGCGCTCTCTTTTATTCAATCATCGTTATTACCACCatcggtgagtattttttctcttataatTCACCCCAATAATTCGACGTTATAACGTCCTAAAGttcagagaaatcgattatcaatattttatgcATTTCGCAGTATCGCAACGAATAATCGAATGTACTGGAAAGTGACTATGTAATTGGCGAttcattaatcattacctTCGGGATCGTCTAGTATAAAACAGTTTTCCGTATATGAATATAACAAAacattatatttcattattacagCAATAAGTTATAGTAGTAAAAATTGATAGCTTTACtagggaagaagaagaagacacaTCATTAATGTACGATAACGATTCAGATAGggttgatatacatatatgaatgtACTTTGGTATGGTAAGACACGTGGTCGGACGAACGCTTCCACGTGTTACGTGAAATCGTATAAATTGGTGAAATAACATTGAATCACGACGACGCTGAGACGTGAAAAGTATTGCGACGGTTCACGGAGAATAATTATCCACGAATCAGGAGAAATTTCGGCAACAGTATTTCTCTGATGaaccataataataataatattggcCTTTCAATTGCGAGTGATTGAACCTGGACCCCAGCAAAAGTCTCTTTCAAGTTCATACGCCTCTTCGGCGAGGATTAATCAATTATCCTTGTTCGTTTCACTGTCAGTGCTGGGACTTGTTGGCACGTCATTGGCGGTTTTGTCGTTTTTACTTTTAGATTTCCCAGCCGTCCTCGCGTAGTCATCAAAGTCGTAGGGTCTGGGCCTGTTGTAAGGGTTTTGCCAGTTGAAGCCACCCTGATAGTAGGGGCTGTTGTTGCCCGCGTAGCTGGGGGCATATGGCCCCCGATAAGGCCTCTCGTAGAAGCCGTTCTGTCCGTTTCCATAATTATTATAGGGCCTGTTGTAGTTGTTGGACGGCCTGTCGTAGCCGCCGTTTTGATACTGTCCGTAATAATCGCCGTCGTAATCACCCCCGTAATTGTTCCCGTTTTCATAGTACTCAGGAGGAATCGCGTTGAAGGGTCTGAACGGCAGGTTGCCCTGAGgaagtaaatttttaacaagtaaGTCGAATTTTCTCTATCTCACTTGACGACTACGGTTCACTGATACagatttcaatttgttttctaattatataACTTTCTTGTTGACGTTATCGTGTGATATAATCTCGCGGTTCGCGCTACAGCATACTGTAATTACGACAACTTCAACCCGAATGAAATTAGCAATTACGTGAAATGTAGCTCTTCGTTTCTAACGGTAACGGATGGATatgattattaataacaattgcACATGCGCCCTCGTGGTATTGGAGCCCTGTTGATACCCCggttattatataaaaattgtctGTGTTTAGGGGTTCAATTTCCGCAGATTCTCTTTTACCTTGATAATTAGGTATCCAAAATATCATAACGTCATTTTTCGATATATGAATGAACCTCTCGCAACGTGTGAAAGTATTTAATCCATAGTAAGTTAAGTAAGAAATCTTGGAGGGCGGGGGTAAAAAGTATAACAATAATCGTTAGAATTGGTCAGGAACACACAAATCTCTCGCGAAAAGGGAGAACAGAACGTTAATTGTCAGTCAtgaatcttatttttattggAATACGGTGGATCCTTCGTAAAGTACTCGACCGCAGCAGTAAGTGTGTTAGATGCAAGTGCAGCGACGTTATCAACAGATCAGGTAAAGTAGAAAGCTGTTGCACTATCAGTTAGTCAGTCAGACAGAATTCTGGGATCAATATCGTAGGCTGAAACTGGTCTGCTCACCGGGTACTGCGGCCTGTTGGGGTAGTTTCCGTTGAACTGCTGATATCCGTTCCCGCTACCGCCGTATTTCCGGCTGCTGAAGCAGCAATACTGTTTGCCCCTGGAGCAGGAGCCCTGTAATATCGTTCGTCGTGAGCCAAAAATGTTTCGCGATTCTCGCTCAATCGATAAGCGGTTTGAAGCCGAACTTGTCGAGCAAAAATTGAAAGGCAAGGGATGAACATTGGCACTCACGAATTTCACGCCAGGGCAGTTGAATCCGCGGCTGCACTTGCAGGTGTCGAATTCCTGGTACCGGGGGTCGTTTCTTATCCACGAAGGCACCGGACCAGTCAGTATCGGGTCCACGTTTACGCCCGGTAAAACCGGCCCGGAATTGTAGTCGAATCCATCACCGCCAGGCCTGAAGGGTCTGTTGTTGTCCGGTCTAAAAAGAAGGTCCGAAAAAAGCTCTATCAGAAAGCGTTGAGCCCTGAAATTACCGTTATAGGAACTTGATGTACGCACTAAGGGGTGCTTTCAGGCAGGTACTTCCATTCCGACCTTTCACCCCTTTTATCTCCGGCTAAGAATAAAGGCGCTGCTTGGCCCGAGATTGAACCTCCTCAAATCTGAGCACCGACTTGAGTAACCAAAACGTTCATATTTAGCGAGCATGCTTCATGCAATCAAAGGGGTGCAAGGTACTCGAAACGGTGAAAATACATactcttatatacatattatatatattgggGTGGTTGTTAAATGGTGTTTTtgggaatattaatattgatttttatttcgagccTTGAGTCTCCCTGCGAGCTTTGTTTCTGTACTTAATTCTTGAGCACTAGAATGGATTCGTCCCatacaattgaaaataaggacgtttcgaaattcaacgaagattaaaagaagaataaaacgcGACTTTACGTAGCTTGaaagatgattgaaaaataatatactcaATTAAAACACCTACGACTCGTGTGGAATATACGATCTACAAGGAGACTAAGagctgagaataaaaatttgaaaaaattagagagcagtttttttctacatttggaGCTGATTTATGACCACGTAATCGTCGAGTCCAAGGGAGTCGAAACAATATTGTCGATTCAACGGTTCGAATTACCTGCCAATAATTCCACTCGGTCCATCCGGTCCGACGAGAACTTGGTTACCATCTCCGGGTCTGATAGGTCTGCTGTTCGGTCCATACGGTCCAGGATATTGGGGTCTAAATTGATTCTGCGACGCGAACCCGCCGTCGGAATTATCCGGGTACTCGTGTACGTTGTATCTGTATATTTAACAGAATTGCTAAGGCATTATTGTTCAACCCATTATGTAATAGCACGGGGTGTTCCCGTGCTCCTCGATTCACCTCTCCTCGATTATTACAAGGGGTTAACCATTATCGGGGTCAGGTGTGGCACGCGTCGGGAAAAGGCAGATTTCAAGTCACGCGGTCTAGACTGGAGTAGTTTAACTTAATTGAGTCATATGGCCACTTGACGTCACtcgaaaattcatttgaaatgaAGTCAGTACACAGATCCTGACATTTTAAGTGATTTTGATCAAATGAAATGACTTGAATCGATCAAGTAGGCTCGATCTCAGAATTGTCAGCCACTTTAAAAGCTCTATACTAATCTTGGTTGATCACATGACCCCATTTTTCCGACAATATTCCGTAAGGATAATGCGATGCGTGCACACACAATCTCGTTCACAGGATATTCCCAGCGTCGCGTCAGTACGTATTCCGTTATGTATAAAATCCAACCCATGTTTGATTTTCGTTCGAGCCTTGCCTCGAGAGCAAACGTAATCCCGTCTTCAATAAGGTGTTTGGGCGAAAAGCAAATTTATCCGGAAGTATAGGTGGAGCGGACGAGTTGCGGGGATGTTTAGGGCGAGGGGGACGAGGGCGGGGAGACAATTCTAGGGAGTGGGAGACACCCTTCAAAGTTTAAACGCCGTGAGAAATTgcatttcaattttccgaGCCACTTTATTCTTGGCACTCGGCACAGCCCGGCCCGTTTCCTGTCTAATCGACGCGTCGACGCCTTCGACGCTCCGCGTCGCGCACCCGTTTTCTTCGATTCCTCGTATAACTAAATTTCCTCAAATCACAGCGCGACATTCGCGTTCTTCCTCGAACTGCCTTGCCTGCCTTGTCTCTCTTTGCCTAGGGAGTAGAATTTCCTCCCGTTGATCGATAAGCGGGTTTCGGCTACAGGAGGTTTCATCTTCGCGGAGGCTTCGCCTATCTATTACTATATACGAATCGGGTATTGGTTCGCTGTGCCCCGGGAGAATAAAGGGCGACGGAGACTAAATAGAGATAAGGTGTCCGCCTTATACCTATCCGACTCGGGATGACGGGAGAAAGGGTGGGAAGGAATGGgaggtgagggggggggggagggagaatAGCCAACTAACGAAGTAAGAATAGCTTTGGTATCGTAGCTTCGGGCTGATAAGACGGTTGTGCTCACCTGATATTTCTATTATCGCCGGCTTTTGCCTTTTCCTCGGCCTTTTCTTCGTCGCCCCAGATCCACTTGCTGTCTTCGGCCGCAACGGCGACCGTCAGTATCAAGATCAAAAGCTTCATTTTCTCTGGAAGAACGAAAATACCGACGTCAACAAACGAATACCTTGTTCAATTTCCACCCCTCTGCATCATTGGGGTGAATCTCAGACCTGTTTCCTTCGCAAAATTGATACGAATTTTCCCCGCTCAGTCGAGCGTGTAAATATCATCGTTGGCAATCCTAGCCTTGTCATTTAGAATATCCTTACATGAACTTTATTCTcgctaaatattttcaacgttttgtTAATTATAAGTGCGTACTGAGATggctgattattttttatcccggtttgtttgttcagattttccttcagaggtgaaaatatttacggtTCCGTTTTCCCTCAAATTGAATCATTCTTTCTTTGCTACGTTACTTGgaataaagtttttatttttttttttgctgcaatCTGATAATTATTTGTGAAGAAAGATTTCAGCGAAGAAGGCCGGCCGCTTTTTGTTTTCCACCTTTTCTTCATCCACTCAAAGCCTGAAGCTCAAAGCAAAAATATCGCGAGAGACAAGCCCGCATTTGTCACTTTCGCTGTACAAGAATGTTGCGATAATTCCGGTTCATCAGAAAGAGCGAGCGTTTAATCTCGGCGAAGGATCAAATTTTCAGTGtttggagaggaaaaaaacccTCTCAGTTTCTTTACCTCAAATCTGCAGGAATGAATTTATCTCACCTTCGTTGTGGCAAGCCTCATTCAAGTTTTGTCGCGTATTATCCTGCCGTCTTGTGGAAATATAAAAAGGAACACGTTTGTCCTTTGAACTCGATTTGAAATGCCGCAACACCTAGTTCTGTCATTTTAAACTCGATCCCGCTCGCGACTTTGATCCATCAACGATTTCATCGCGGTAACTACAGCCGAGCAGCAAGCACTTCGAGCTGCTGATTGGATAGGAAAGTTTTGTAATCTAACTTGAAGTAATAAGGTATACGCGGTAGATCCAATCATTACCACCTagctattatttttctctttcattcctCCACGCGTTCTTGATCATCTCAACTTCCTACAACATCGCTCTTGTCATATAAACGTTGGCAAAATTGAAACAGAATTTTCGTTCACAATGGTTCGTGCGCGTGTgattcaatttgaattatcaataatattgCAAATTTGCAACTTTACACGCGTACGAAGTTTGCGGAACATGTATGACACGCAGCAAAATCATACTTATATAAATTGTCCTCTGCGAAAAGAAAGAACCAAGAGAATTTTAATCCACTTAGTTCGTCTCGCGTTTTAAAACACCGTGCATTAATCAAATCACCATCTGTTTGGCAGCTTTCGAGAATTTATGTAAATCAATAAATTCTCGCACAACAGTgtctcgtttatttttacagcATGTCCAGCTGATCGGAGGTTTCAATCCATGCGATGGGGTAAATTCGAATACATAACTGCGGCATTTATTCGCGGAAATAATTCGTCAAACGTGTAACCACACCGACGTTTATTGGAGAATCCAAATGTCCGCTACTCggcaatgaaattttattacacgatGTTGCAGGTATCCTAGCATTCAATGTCACAACAATTACGAACCAATGTGTTACGGTTAAAATCACTCGACAGCTGCGAATCGGTTCATTTACGGGTGTGAAAAAAAGTGTCAAGTCAATTACAGTCTCCggcca is a window from the Diprion similis isolate iyDipSimi1 chromosome 6, iyDipSimi1.1, whole genome shotgun sequence genome containing:
- the LOC124407017 gene encoding uncharacterized protein LOC124407017 isoform X1, encoding MKLLILILTVAVAAEDSKWIWGDEEKAEEKAKAGDNRNIRYNVHEYPDNSDGGFASQNQFRPQYPGPYGPNSRPIRPGDGNQVLVGPDGPSGIIGRAQRFLIELFSDLLFRPDNNRPFRPGGDGFDYNSGPVLPGVNVDPILTGPVPSWIRNDPRYQEFDTCKCSRGFNCPGVKFGSCSRGKQYCCFSSRKYGGSGNGYQQFNGNYPNRPQYPGNLPFRPFNAIPPEYYENGNNYGGDYDGDYYGQYQNGGYDRPSNNYNRPYNNYGNGQNGFYERPYRGPYAPSYAGNNSPYYQGGFNWQNPYNRPRPYDFDDYARTAGKSKSKNDKTANDVPTSPSTDSETNKDN
- the LOC124407017 gene encoding uncharacterized protein LOC124407017 isoform X2, which gives rise to MKLLILILTVAVAAEDSKWIWGDEEKAEEKAKAGDNRNIRYNVHEYPDNSDGGFASQNQFRPQYPGPYGPNSRPIRPGDGNQVLVGPDGPSGIIGRPDNNRPFRPGGDGFDYNSGPVLPGVNVDPILTGPVPSWIRNDPRYQEFDTCKCSRGFNCPGVKFGSCSRGKQYCCFSSRKYGGSGNGYQQFNGNYPNRPQYPGNLPFRPFNAIPPEYYENGNNYGGDYDGDYYGQYQNGGYDRPSNNYNRPYNNYGNGQNGFYERPYRGPYAPSYAGNNSPYYQGGFNWQNPYNRPRPYDFDDYARTAGKSKSKNDKTANDVPTSPSTDSETNKDN